Proteins encoded by one window of Aspergillus puulaauensis MK2 DNA, chromosome 4, nearly complete sequence:
- a CDS encoding RING finger protein (BUSCO:EOG092627XA;~COG:O;~EggNog:ENOG410PHQN;~InterPro:IPR001841,IPR002867,IPR017907,IPR018957, IPR031127,IPR044066,IPR013083;~PFAM:PF00097,PF01485;~go_function: GO:0004842 - ubiquitin-protein transferase activity [Evidence IEA];~go_function: GO:0046872 - metal ion binding [Evidence IEA];~go_process: GO:0016567 - protein ubiquitination [Evidence IEA]) — protein sequence MESDDDFMSVASSADDFLGTQGSDDESLGDDFGDDFDGGFSKDKDMFATQPKPYEVDFKVLSPTEIEREQNLQINEVSSILGLPPESSAILLRFGRWNREKLIESYMDHPEQTLDEAGLGNNFDLVPKTEVVPGFMCDICCEDGDSLETYAMRCGHRFCVDCYRQYLAQKIREEGEAARIQCPGNDCHMIVDSKSLGLLVTDELRERYRTLLTRTYVDDKDNLKWCPAPNCEYAVDCPVKQRELNRIVPTVQCSCKHYFCFGCTLNDHQPSPCRLVKMWLQKCEDDSETANWISANTKECPRCHSTIEKNGGCNHMTCRKCKHEFCWMCMGLWSEHGTSWYNCNRFEEKSGSEARTEQARSRASLERYLHYYNRYANHEQSAKLDRDLYLKTEKKMTSLQSQSGLSWIEVQFLDTASQALQQCRQTLKWTYAFAYYLARNNLTEIFEDNQKDLEMAVETLSEMFEKPVAELASLKVDILDKTSYCKKRRVILLTDTAENLRNGEWRFNVDW from the exons ATGGAATCTGATGATGATTTTATGAGCGTTGCTTCGAGTGCCGATGACTTTCTAGGTACTCAGGGCAGTGACGATGAGAGCTTAGGAGACG ACTTTGGCGACGATTTCGACGGCGGTTTCTCGAAAGACAAAGATATGTTCGCGACACAACCGAAACCCTACGAAGTCGACTTCAAAGTCCTTAGCCCTACGGAAATTGAACGAGAACAAAACCTACAGATTAATGAGGTTTCCTCGATCTTAGGGTTGCCCCCAGAGTCGTCGGCAATCCTATTACGATTCGGACGGTGGAATCGCGAAAAACTGATTGAGTCATACATGGATCACCCGGAACAAACTCTAGATGAGGCAGGCCTTGGAAACAACTTCGACTTGGTACCGAAGACTGAGGTGGTGCCGGGCTTCATGTGTGATATCTGCTGCGAAGATGGTGACAGTCTCGAGACATACGCTATGCGCTGTGGGCATCGTTTCTGTGTCGATTGCTACCGGCAGTATCTCGCGCAGAAGAtcagagaagaaggagaggctgCTAGGATACAGTGTCCGGGTAACGACTGCCACATGATTGTCGATTCAAAATCGTTGGGCTTGCTTGTTACAGATGAACTTCGAGAGAG ATATCGAACACTCTTAACGCGGACTTACGTTGATGATAAGGATAACCTTAAATGGTGCCCGGCTCCGAATTGCGAGTACGCGGTTGATTGCCCTGTGAAGCAACGTGAGCTAAACCGCATCGTACCGACGGTACAATGCAGTTGCAAGCATTACTTCTGCTTCGGGTGCACATTGAATGACCACCAGCCATCGCCGTGTAGACTCGTCAAGATGTGGCTTCAGAAGTGCGAGGATGATTCCGAGACGGCCAACTGGATTTCGGCCAACACGAAGGAATGCCCCAGGTGTCACTCCACAATTGAAAAGAACGGCGGGTGCAACCACATGACATGCCGCAAATGCAAGCACGAGTTCTGCTGGATGTGCATGGGCCTGTGGTCAGAACATGGCACAAGCTGGTACAACTGCAATCGGTTCGAGGAGAAGTCGGGCTCCGAAGCGCGGACTGAGCAAGCGCGCTCACGAGCTTCCCTAGAGCGATACCTCCATTACTACAACCGATACGCCAATCACGAACAATCAGCCAAGCTGGATAGGGATTTGTATCTGAAAActgagaagaagatgacaAGTCTCCAGTCCCAATCAGGGCTCTCTTGGATCGAGGTGCAATTCCTAGACACGGCGTCTCAGGCTCTGCAGCAATGCAGGCAGACGTTGAAGTGGACGTATGCCTTCGCGTACTACCTGGCTCGGAACAACCTGACGGAAATCTTCGAGGATAACCAAAAGGATTTGGAAATGGCAGTGGAGACGCTCAGTGAGATGTTCGAGAAGCCGGTGGCAGAACTGGCAAGCCTTAAGGTCGACATCTTGGATAAGACTTCGTACTGCAAGAAACGGCGTGTGATTCTTCTAACTGACACAGCCGAGAACCTGAGGAATG GGGAGTGGCGCTTCAACGTTGACTGGTAG